Proteins found in one Corallococcus exiguus genomic segment:
- a CDS encoding DUF3396 domain-containing protein translates to MTSLPRVRLYIRSDFEADLLAVRDGIQLCLFMPQAHNALKPRIQRALDLYRKAIGKDALGFYGDLDGQWQTLDTESWQHIHHRLHDGDVSHLQLLGAPTSDAPTESHRYKFHYVGYALDRPPEDLYWPDAVSALRLTFPTEFLEAQGPERFRALAIEIAGVLPFGSGHAGLSFNGEPLASVVRDEVKALSFRHPAMDVLEFDDVARDLGTRVRAPAWMNFLGPPVLHELGGVEGLRSRLHAPDTTVQALGPDRAVVTLGPWPEAGDTEQGQTLPAYRELARVLEPWLYQEARSEDSDFFTMTRRWQRRFLD, encoded by the coding sequence ATGACAAGCCTGCCCCGCGTTCGGCTCTACATCAGGAGTGACTTCGAGGCGGATCTCCTCGCAGTGCGTGACGGCATCCAGTTGTGTCTCTTCATGCCGCAAGCACACAACGCCTTGAAGCCTCGGATACAACGGGCGCTCGACCTCTATCGGAAGGCCATTGGAAAGGACGCCCTAGGCTTCTATGGAGATCTCGACGGCCAGTGGCAGACACTCGACACGGAGAGTTGGCAGCACATCCATCACAGGCTTCACGACGGAGATGTCAGCCATCTTCAATTGCTGGGCGCCCCCACCTCGGACGCTCCCACTGAAAGCCACCGGTACAAGTTCCATTACGTGGGGTACGCGCTCGATCGCCCCCCCGAAGACCTCTACTGGCCGGACGCTGTCAGCGCACTGCGACTGACCTTTCCCACGGAGTTCCTGGAGGCCCAGGGTCCCGAGCGCTTCCGAGCACTGGCGATTGAGATTGCCGGTGTCCTCCCCTTCGGTTCGGGCCATGCGGGCCTTTCATTCAACGGCGAGCCCCTGGCATCTGTCGTCCGAGATGAGGTGAAGGCACTGAGCTTCCGCCATCCAGCCATGGACGTGCTGGAATTTGACGATGTGGCCCGGGACCTGGGCACCCGCGTGCGCGCCCCGGCATGGATGAACTTCCTGGGTCCACCGGTCCTCCATGAACTGGGTGGAGTGGAAGGCCTGCGCTCCCGGCTGCACGCGCCGGACACCACCGTGCAAGCACTAGGTCCAGACCGGGCTGTCGTCACGCTGGGCCCATGGCCGGAGGCCGGTGACACCGAACAGGGCCAGACGTTGCCTGCCTACCGGGAACTCGCGCGCGTGCTCGAACCCTGGCTGTACCAGGAGGCCAGGTCAGAGGACTCCGACTTCTTCACCATGACGCGCCGCTGGCAGCGCCGATTCCTCGACTGA
- a CDS encoding serine/threonine-protein kinase, whose product MALVYRGLHELLQREVAIKELLPEGQRDQEALSRFRREALALAAFRHQNIVTLYDLVDKNDSLFMVMEYVDGPTLHGLIKDGPLPPDVAAVIGARIASALDHAHFRRIIHRDLKPANVMLTKSGEVKLMDFGIAKDVSLEALTQQGMAVGTPSYMSPEQVTGAPIDARTDIFSLGVLLYEALSGTRPFVGKTAGEVFARIRDGKFTPLQKVAPNVPPPLARIVKRALSVKPEARFPDAAAMRRELDLFLAHEVRVSHPALLVAFLRYREKLTETEALAHLTQQELGVLDVFATKKPKRAPSKLKWVLAALTAGIAAAGTGLYLSQSQWAPLLEQLTR is encoded by the coding sequence ATGGCGCTGGTGTATCGCGGCCTGCACGAGCTGCTTCAGCGCGAGGTCGCCATCAAGGAACTGCTCCCTGAAGGCCAGCGCGACCAGGAGGCCCTGTCGCGCTTCCGCCGCGAGGCGCTGGCGCTCGCCGCCTTCCGCCACCAGAACATCGTCACGCTCTATGACCTGGTGGACAAGAACGACAGCCTCTTCATGGTCATGGAGTACGTGGACGGGCCCACCCTCCACGGCCTCATCAAGGACGGCCCGCTGCCTCCGGACGTCGCCGCCGTCATTGGCGCGCGCATCGCCAGTGCGCTCGACCACGCCCACTTCCGCCGCATCATCCACCGCGACCTGAAGCCCGCGAACGTCATGCTCACCAAGTCTGGTGAGGTGAAGCTCATGGACTTCGGCATCGCCAAGGACGTCAGCCTCGAAGCCCTCACCCAGCAGGGCATGGCCGTGGGCACGCCGTCGTACATGTCCCCGGAGCAGGTCACCGGCGCGCCTATCGACGCCAGGACCGACATCTTCTCCCTGGGCGTGCTCCTCTATGAGGCCCTCTCCGGCACCCGCCCCTTCGTGGGCAAGACGGCGGGAGAAGTCTTCGCCCGCATCCGCGACGGCAAGTTCACGCCGCTCCAGAAGGTGGCTCCGAACGTGCCGCCGCCGCTCGCGCGCATCGTGAAGCGCGCGCTGTCGGTGAAGCCGGAGGCCCGCTTCCCGGACGCCGCGGCCATGCGCCGCGAGCTGGACCTGTTCCTCGCCCACGAGGTGCGCGTGTCCCACCCCGCGCTGCTCGTGGCCTTCCTGCGCTACCGCGAGAAGCTCACGGAGACGGAGGCCCTGGCCCACCTCACCCAGCAGGAGCTGGGCGTGCTGGACGTCTTCGCCACGAAGAAGCCCAAGCGCGCGCCGAGCAAGCTCAAGTGGGTGCTGGCCGCGCTCACCGCCGGCATCGCGGCGGCGGGCACCGGCCTCTACCTGTCCCAGTCCCAGTGGGCGCCGCTCCTGGAGCAGCTCACCCGCTGA
- a CDS encoding carbohydrate deacetylase codes for MAARRTWTRPCRCGASSRHDPAPEGGQATPPRALIINADDLGYDPGITRGIFQALREGVVSSATLLVNAPDSESAARQARGLAIGLHLNLDRGAPVDPGFPREWCTVDGGLDGSRVDGLPVDVVEAEALAQLERLERLLGQAATHLDVHKHLHRHPQVLEGLSRVARRAGLPVRSIDADMRGALRARGVATNDHFVGESGATAYWTPERFAQALAALPTEGVTEWMCHPGHLPELVTTRYAVQREVERATFVDAHSRTALEQAGVRPKDYRVLHEAPLTRA; via the coding sequence ATGGCGGCACGCCGGACCTGGACGCGTCCCTGCAGATGTGGCGCTTCTTCCAGGCACGACCCCGCCCCTGAAGGAGGCCAGGCCACGCCGCCCCGCGCACTCATCATCAACGCCGATGACCTGGGCTACGACCCGGGCATCACCCGGGGCATCTTCCAGGCACTGCGCGAGGGCGTCGTCTCCTCCGCCACCCTGCTGGTGAACGCGCCGGACTCCGAGTCCGCCGCGAGGCAGGCCCGGGGGCTCGCCATCGGGTTGCACCTGAACCTGGACCGGGGCGCGCCCGTGGACCCGGGCTTCCCACGCGAGTGGTGCACCGTGGATGGAGGCCTCGACGGCAGCCGTGTGGATGGGCTTCCCGTGGACGTGGTGGAGGCAGAGGCGCTCGCGCAACTGGAGCGGCTGGAGCGGCTGCTGGGCCAGGCCGCCACGCACCTGGACGTGCACAAGCACCTGCACCGGCATCCCCAGGTCCTGGAGGGACTGTCACGCGTCGCGAGGCGCGCGGGCCTCCCGGTGCGCTCCATCGATGCGGACATGCGCGGCGCGCTGCGGGCCCGGGGCGTGGCCACGAACGACCACTTCGTGGGCGAGTCCGGCGCGACGGCGTACTGGACCCCGGAGCGCTTCGCCCAGGCCCTGGCGGCGCTGCCCACCGAAGGCGTCACGGAGTGGATGTGTCACCCAGGCCACCTGCCCGAGCTCGTCACCACCCGCTACGCCGTGCAGCGAGAAGTGGAGCGGGCCACCTTCGTGGATGCCCACTCGCGCACGGCCCTGGAACAAGCGGGAGTGCGCCCCAAGGACTACCGCGTCCTGCACGAGGCCCCGCTCACGCGGGCGTGA
- a CDS encoding ATP-binding response regulator, with amino-acid sequence MLPPNDVEDVLSCLPQALLRVGPDLRVQWCEEGFAAKTGVTLSPGGTLLEALEPGRSLDALERAIREHRAHSGHVITRTLRQVRVQVKPTHTNGTAGAWLVMEPSGVDDEGAFSQAVREIARAVGESLEVDRVCSAAVVSLVRCAQVRRAEVFLYEEDDATLKRMAVSDLEGLDAPQDAFDPSEDPYRQALALRQPQLGIQRGYGDAVGSVFAAVPLCAPRRTVGLLLIYKEQGASFSVRELEMWSAAASQLAVAVENARLLREAQSALRVREEFMSIASHELKTPLTPLKLGLYSMERRIAAGQPVALSSVLKSKRQVDRLAGLVEDLLDASRLELGRLALDSSPLEVGQLVAEVVDHFRHAFERPFTVDVPHDGVWVLGDRDRLEQVLVNLLENAHKYSPAGAPIAVRVGRTGESARIQVQDHGIGIPGADQALVFQRFYRARNVSHRNFGGLGLGLFISHSIVKMHGGALALRSREGEGSTFLLDLPRMPAHEVRRLPRRVLVLDEDSSQEATAERTLRAEGFEVFTVQSGAEALRKATHLPVDLIVLSTSATQSPVGSFLETFATLPRARPVPILLAGDARPWWAQENAALCPRPYRPEELLAGVRTVLTREKRRTLTPVESELPLVTPA; translated from the coding sequence ATGCTGCCACCCAATGACGTCGAGGATGTCCTCTCGTGCCTGCCCCAAGCGCTCCTGCGCGTGGGTCCTGACTTGCGCGTCCAATGGTGCGAGGAGGGCTTCGCGGCCAAGACGGGCGTGACGCTCTCCCCGGGCGGCACCCTGCTGGAGGCCCTGGAGCCCGGCCGCAGCCTGGATGCCCTGGAGCGCGCCATCCGCGAGCACCGGGCCCACTCCGGCCATGTCATCACCCGCACGCTCCGGCAGGTGCGTGTGCAGGTGAAGCCCACCCACACGAACGGCACGGCCGGGGCGTGGTTGGTGATGGAGCCGTCCGGCGTGGACGACGAGGGAGCATTTTCACAGGCCGTGCGGGAGATTGCCCGCGCGGTGGGTGAGTCGCTGGAGGTCGACCGCGTCTGCTCGGCCGCCGTGGTGTCGCTGGTGCGGTGTGCCCAGGTGCGGCGCGCGGAGGTGTTCCTCTACGAAGAGGACGACGCGACGCTCAAGCGCATGGCGGTGTCGGACCTGGAGGGCCTGGACGCGCCCCAGGACGCGTTCGACCCGTCCGAGGACCCCTACCGTCAGGCCCTGGCCCTGCGTCAGCCGCAGCTGGGCATCCAGCGTGGCTACGGCGACGCGGTGGGCTCCGTGTTCGCGGCGGTGCCGTTGTGCGCGCCGCGCCGCACGGTGGGGCTGCTGCTCATCTACAAGGAACAGGGCGCGTCCTTCTCCGTGCGCGAGCTGGAGATGTGGAGCGCGGCGGCCAGCCAGCTGGCGGTGGCGGTGGAGAACGCGCGGCTCTTGCGCGAAGCCCAGTCCGCCCTGCGCGTGCGCGAGGAGTTCATGTCCATCGCGTCGCACGAGCTGAAGACGCCGCTCACGCCGCTGAAGCTGGGCCTGTACTCGATGGAGCGCCGCATCGCCGCGGGGCAGCCGGTGGCGCTCTCGAGCGTGCTCAAGTCCAAGCGACAGGTGGACCGGCTCGCGGGGCTGGTGGAGGACCTGCTGGACGCAAGCCGTCTGGAGCTGGGCCGGCTGGCGCTGGACTCGTCTCCGCTGGAGGTGGGGCAGCTGGTGGCGGAGGTGGTGGACCACTTCCGGCACGCCTTCGAGCGTCCCTTCACGGTGGACGTGCCGCACGACGGCGTCTGGGTTTTGGGCGATAGAGATCGGCTGGAGCAGGTGCTGGTGAACCTGCTGGAGAACGCGCACAAGTACAGTCCGGCGGGGGCGCCCATCGCGGTGCGGGTGGGGCGCACGGGCGAGTCCGCGCGCATCCAGGTGCAGGACCACGGCATCGGGATTCCGGGCGCGGATCAGGCGCTGGTGTTCCAGCGTTTCTACCGGGCGCGCAACGTGTCGCACCGCAACTTCGGTGGGCTGGGCCTGGGCCTGTTCATCAGCCACTCCATCGTGAAGATGCACGGCGGCGCGCTGGCGCTCCGCAGCCGCGAGGGCGAAGGCTCCACGTTCCTGCTGGACCTGCCGCGCATGCCCGCGCACGAGGTGCGCAGGCTGCCCCGGCGCGTGCTGGTGCTGGACGAGGACTCGAGCCAGGAGGCCACGGCGGAGCGCACCCTGAGGGCGGAGGGCTTCGAGGTCTTCACCGTGCAGAGCGGCGCGGAGGCCCTGCGCAAGGCGACGCACCTGCCGGTGGACCTCATCGTCCTGTCCACGAGCGCCACGCAGTCCCCGGTGGGCAGCTTCCTGGAGACCTTCGCCACGCTGCCCCGCGCGCGGCCGGTGCCCATCCTGCTGGCGGGGGATGCGCGGCCGTGGTGGGCGCAGGAGAACGCCGCGCTGTGTCCCCGGCCGTACCGTCCGGAGGAGCTGCTCGCGGGCGTGCGCACCGTGCTGACGCGCGAGAAGCGCCGGACGCTGACGCCGGTGGAGTCGGAGCTTCCGCTCGTCACGCCCGCGTGA
- a CDS encoding extracellular catalytic domain type 1 short-chain-length polyhydroxyalkanoate depolymerase, whose protein sequence is MRLRLLALAASSLLLTATACGSTDESNTPPDEETDLPGTSAGDVPPADRTACLGLTVTPGTYDWTVEQGGHTRAFRVHVPTGYDATKPTPVVLSFHGFGSTEQEQEALTGFSTLADAEGFIAVYPRGLNFPEIYGRGEADTRGWNGEACCGPAQIANVDDVGFVDALLADLDTRVCTDPRRVFANGFSNGAFFSYRLACERAQRIAAIAPVAGMVGLPDCRPSRPVPVLHFHGTADESIYYDGGENLTVVGGRPYPSASESVRRFAESNGCTGPQQQTYQQGNSTCVAYTGCKPESATASLCTVTGGKHAWPGQPFYNGGTPDLDASLQMWRFFQARPRP, encoded by the coding sequence ATGCGCCTTCGCCTCCTCGCCCTCGCCGCGTCCAGCCTGCTGCTGACCGCCACGGCGTGCGGATCCACGGACGAATCCAATACCCCGCCCGACGAAGAAACGGACCTTCCGGGCACCTCGGCGGGGGACGTGCCCCCCGCGGACCGCACGGCCTGCTTGGGCCTCACCGTGACGCCTGGCACCTACGACTGGACGGTCGAGCAAGGCGGCCACACCCGCGCCTTCCGCGTCCACGTGCCCACTGGCTACGACGCCACGAAGCCCACGCCCGTCGTCCTCAGCTTCCACGGCTTCGGCTCCACCGAGCAGGAGCAGGAGGCGCTGACCGGCTTCTCCACCCTGGCCGACGCGGAGGGCTTCATCGCGGTGTACCCGCGCGGCCTCAACTTCCCGGAGATCTACGGCCGGGGCGAAGCGGACACGCGGGGATGGAACGGAGAGGCGTGCTGTGGCCCGGCGCAGATTGCCAACGTGGACGACGTGGGCTTCGTGGACGCGCTGCTCGCGGACCTGGACACCCGCGTGTGCACCGACCCGCGCCGCGTCTTCGCCAACGGCTTCTCCAACGGTGCCTTCTTCTCCTACCGGCTGGCCTGCGAGCGCGCCCAGCGCATCGCCGCCATCGCTCCCGTCGCGGGCATGGTGGGACTGCCGGACTGCCGCCCGTCCCGCCCCGTGCCCGTGCTCCACTTCCACGGCACCGCTGACGAATCCATCTACTACGACGGAGGCGAGAACCTCACCGTCGTCGGCGGCAGGCCCTACCCGTCCGCGTCGGAGTCCGTGCGGCGCTTCGCGGAGTCCAACGGCTGCACCGGGCCCCAGCAGCAGACGTATCAGCAGGGCAACAGCACCTGCGTGGCGTATACGGGCTGCAAGCCGGAGAGCGCCACCGCGAGCTTGTGCACCGTCACCGGCGGCAAGCATGCATGGCCCGGCCAGCCCTTCTACAATGGCGGCACGCCGGACCTGGACGCGTCCCTGCAGATGTGGCGCTTCTTCCAGGCACGACCCCGCCCCTGA
- a CDS encoding amidohydrolase family protein, with the protein MGTVLKGGFVVELEPASVERVDLRIEGERIVARGEDLAPGPDDEVVALSGKLVFPGLVNAHHRLASVLARGLVRPTPTSYQALLEQVRWPFENALDLDAVQVAATAGGLESIQCGTTTLFDLHASPKAVTGSLLRSARGLHEVGVRGVLSYAVTDRMGAVGREEGLEETVSFARKARGRFRGQVGAGPCFTLGDDALQGLGEALNTTGTGLHFPLAEDPLDERLSTERHGNPPVTRLLTSNLLSPRAMAAHVGHLAWADLAQVLATGTWFLHTPRSNQGQEVGYAPALKFGARASLGTDGTSPDLFAEAQAAYLRSREAGQPIDVLRYLANGHRLASQVFEAAIGPMREGALADLLVLDYLSPTPLTAETLAWHVVHGLGSRHVEAVMVDGVWRVWARRPLSVNPTVVAEQSREAAAAVWARMSSS; encoded by the coding sequence TTGGGCACCGTCCTCAAGGGTGGTTTTGTCGTCGAGCTGGAACCTGCGTCCGTAGAGCGGGTGGACCTGCGCATCGAGGGTGAGCGCATCGTGGCGCGAGGCGAGGACCTCGCGCCCGGCCCCGACGACGAGGTGGTCGCGCTGTCCGGCAAGCTCGTCTTCCCGGGGCTCGTCAACGCCCACCACCGGCTGGCGAGCGTGCTGGCGCGCGGCCTGGTCCGTCCGACGCCCACGTCCTACCAGGCCCTGCTGGAGCAGGTGCGCTGGCCCTTCGAGAACGCGCTGGACCTGGACGCGGTCCAGGTGGCCGCCACGGCGGGCGGCCTGGAGTCCATCCAGTGCGGCACCACCACCCTGTTTGATTTGCACGCCTCGCCCAAGGCGGTGACGGGCTCGCTGCTGCGCTCGGCGCGCGGCCTCCATGAGGTGGGCGTGCGTGGCGTGCTGTCCTACGCGGTGACGGACCGCATGGGCGCGGTGGGCCGCGAAGAGGGGCTGGAAGAGACGGTCAGCTTCGCGCGCAAGGCCCGGGGCCGCTTCCGCGGGCAGGTGGGCGCGGGCCCCTGCTTCACGCTGGGCGACGACGCGCTCCAGGGCCTGGGTGAGGCGCTCAACACCACCGGCACCGGGCTGCACTTCCCGCTCGCGGAGGATCCGCTGGACGAGCGGCTGTCCACCGAGCGTCACGGCAACCCGCCGGTGACGCGGCTGCTCACCAGCAACCTGCTGTCGCCCCGCGCCATGGCGGCGCACGTGGGCCACCTGGCGTGGGCGGACCTGGCGCAGGTGCTGGCCACGGGGACGTGGTTCCTGCACACGCCGCGCTCCAACCAGGGCCAGGAGGTGGGCTACGCACCCGCGCTGAAGTTCGGGGCGCGCGCGTCGCTGGGGACGGACGGCACGTCTCCGGACCTGTTCGCGGAGGCGCAGGCGGCGTACCTGCGCTCGCGTGAGGCGGGGCAGCCCATCGACGTGCTGCGCTACCTGGCCAACGGCCACCGGCTGGCGTCGCAGGTGTTCGAGGCGGCCATCGGCCCCATGCGCGAGGGCGCGCTCGCGGACCTGCTGGTGCTGGACTACCTGTCGCCCACGCCGCTGACCGCGGAGACGCTGGCGTGGCACGTGGTGCACGGACTGGGCAGCCGCCACGTGGAGGCGGTGATGGTGGACGGCGTGTGGCGCGTGTGGGCGCGCAGGCCGCTGTCGGTGAACCCCACGGTGGTGGCCGAGCAGTCGCGCGAGGCCGCCGCCGCCGTGTGGGCCCGCATGTCCTCGTCGTAG
- a CDS encoding peroxiredoxin, translated as MLNSLLVVGWLSAAIPQVGETAPDFTVKDTAGATHTLSEMVKKGPVIVAFFPRAFTGGCTKELTAYRDRYKDIEQAQGQVLAFSTDDAETLTRFKTELKAPFLFIPDPDGKVVGAYDVKMPLVTVSKRYTFVVGDDRKVLKVSEGQDAIDVSGAIAACPLRKGGAAKPAAAPAGTTPPTQAAPATK; from the coding sequence ATGCTCAACTCCCTGCTCGTCGTCGGATGGCTCAGCGCAGCGATTCCCCAGGTGGGTGAAACCGCCCCGGACTTCACGGTGAAGGACACCGCGGGGGCGACGCACACGCTGTCGGAGATGGTGAAGAAGGGGCCCGTCATCGTGGCCTTCTTCCCCAGGGCGTTCACCGGCGGCTGCACGAAGGAGCTGACCGCGTACCGCGACCGCTACAAGGACATCGAGCAGGCGCAGGGCCAGGTGCTGGCCTTCTCCACGGACGACGCGGAGACGCTGACGCGCTTCAAGACGGAGCTGAAGGCGCCCTTCCTGTTCATCCCGGATCCGGACGGCAAGGTGGTGGGCGCGTACGACGTGAAGATGCCGCTGGTGACGGTGTCCAAGCGCTACACGTTCGTCGTGGGCGATGACCGCAAGGTGCTCAAGGTGAGCGAGGGCCAGGACGCCATCGACGTTTCGGGCGCCATCGCCGCGTGTCCCCTGCGCAAGGGCGGCGCCGCGAAGCCCGCGGCGGCCCCGGCGGGAACCACTCCGCCCACCCAGGCCGCGCCCGCGACGAAGTAG
- the queF gene encoding preQ(1) synthase → MSSKPSKEIQTFPNPAADRDYEIAFDVPEFTCLCPLTGQPDFARFTIKYVPDQLCVELKSLKLYMWSYRNEGAFHEKVTNTIADDIIKAIQPRKLTVVGDFFVRGGIGTIVTVTHDKKQQA, encoded by the coding sequence ATGTCCTCCAAGCCGTCCAAAGAAATCCAGACCTTCCCCAACCCCGCCGCCGATCGCGACTACGAGATCGCCTTCGACGTGCCGGAGTTCACCTGCCTGTGCCCCCTGACGGGCCAGCCGGACTTCGCGCGCTTCACCATCAAGTACGTGCCGGATCAGCTGTGCGTGGAGCTCAAGAGCCTGAAGCTCTACATGTGGTCCTACCGCAACGAGGGCGCCTTCCACGAGAAGGTGACCAACACCATCGCGGACGACATCATCAAGGCCATCCAGCCGCGCAAGCTCACGGTGGTGGGTGACTTCTTCGTGCGCGGCGGCATCGGGACCATCGTCACCGTCACGCACGACAAGAAGCAGCAGGCCTGA
- a CDS encoding serine/threonine-protein kinase, translated as MSARIATGGMAEVYLARAISLEGQRGPAVAVKRLMPHLVADRRIVQMFLNEARITAQVRHPNVVSILELGMEGGEPFIAMELLEGRSFAEVRQEAAERGQRVPLGITLRVLVDACRGLDAAHRAVDEAGRPLRIVHRDFTPDNIHVGANGAVKVIDFGIAKADALGAGTEPGTLKGKFFYMSPEMIAGRSVDHRADLFAAGVMLYEQLCGRRPFTGMSTDEVLTRISEGRPKPPTTFDPSVPQALEAVCLKALAKDPEARFDSLQTFIAAIEMLGGHAEVAAPAQVAVYLDTLFPPDRDPKRLALRNARLADPSNSGADGTPGMDVLPPFGVQGIPSWPVPPPVSAPTASRPLPPLGTHTVSIRGSTRPVTAEIPVATSGYPAEGATHGVASGELQAPASGSKGRGEAPAGARAPASRGAPRSRKALAIVGGVLVLGGLGAGATWYLRRPDMPPPARIAAAEAATTAEAKVSALDGLGKDVRATAEELARAGALLLAAGAHPQALALAEAYTTRFPKEAEAHLLAARAATELRMGKRAERAIDEATALAPKDVRAPLALADLRALQGDVPGALTALAKAYAQAPGSAKVAPRYGQLLSQGGRLDEAATVLSAWTRQHDDAASLAELGFVRFRQEKLDDAVALLKRAQRKAPTLAVAHSYLGAVLFRQGDLRGAEREYREAERLAPDDPRALTARCQLHVHEGDTARVAEVKRTLAEKFPDRAQALAAECGTGN; from the coding sequence TTGAGCGCGCGCATCGCGACAGGCGGCATGGCGGAGGTGTATCTGGCGCGCGCCATCAGCCTGGAGGGCCAGCGCGGCCCGGCCGTGGCGGTGAAGCGGCTGATGCCGCACCTGGTCGCGGACCGGCGCATCGTGCAGATGTTCCTCAACGAGGCGCGCATCACCGCGCAGGTCCGCCATCCCAACGTGGTGTCCATCCTGGAGCTGGGCATGGAGGGCGGGGAGCCCTTCATCGCCATGGAGCTGTTGGAGGGGCGCTCGTTCGCGGAGGTGCGGCAGGAGGCCGCCGAGCGAGGCCAGCGCGTTCCGTTGGGCATCACCCTGCGCGTGCTGGTGGATGCGTGCCGGGGGCTGGACGCCGCGCATCGCGCCGTGGACGAGGCGGGCCGGCCGCTGCGCATCGTCCACCGCGACTTCACGCCGGACAACATCCACGTCGGGGCGAACGGCGCGGTGAAGGTCATCGACTTCGGCATCGCGAAGGCGGACGCGCTGGGGGCGGGGACGGAGCCCGGGACGCTGAAGGGGAAGTTCTTCTACATGTCGCCGGAGATGATCGCCGGCCGCAGCGTGGACCACCGCGCGGACCTGTTCGCCGCGGGGGTGATGCTCTACGAGCAGCTGTGCGGCCGGCGGCCCTTCACCGGCATGTCCACCGACGAGGTGCTCACGCGCATCTCCGAAGGAAGGCCGAAGCCGCCCACCACGTTCGACCCGTCCGTGCCGCAGGCGCTGGAGGCCGTGTGTCTCAAGGCGCTCGCGAAGGACCCGGAGGCGCGCTTCGACAGCCTGCAGACGTTCATCGCCGCCATCGAGATGCTGGGCGGGCACGCGGAGGTCGCCGCGCCGGCGCAGGTGGCCGTGTACCTGGACACGTTGTTTCCGCCGGACCGGGACCCCAAGCGGCTGGCGCTGCGCAACGCGAGGCTCGCGGATCCATCCAATTCAGGCGCGGATGGAACCCCCGGCATGGACGTGCTCCCACCGTTCGGCGTGCAGGGCATCCCGTCCTGGCCCGTGCCTCCGCCGGTCTCCGCTCCGACGGCCTCGCGTCCCCTTCCGCCCCTGGGCACCCACACCGTGTCGATTCGCGGTTCGACCCGGCCCGTGACGGCGGAGATCCCCGTCGCGACCTCGGGCTACCCGGCGGAGGGCGCCACGCACGGAGTGGCCTCTGGCGAACTCCAGGCCCCGGCGTCCGGTAGCAAGGGGCGCGGCGAAGCTCCGGCGGGCGCTCGCGCTCCGGCTTCGCGTGGCGCTCCCCGGTCGCGCAAGGCCCTGGCCATCGTCGGGGGCGTGCTCGTGCTGGGCGGACTGGGCGCGGGGGCCACGTGGTACCTGCGGCGCCCGGACATGCCGCCCCCCGCGCGGATCGCCGCCGCCGAAGCCGCGACCACGGCGGAGGCGAAGGTGTCCGCGCTGGACGGGCTGGGCAAGGACGTGCGCGCCACGGCCGAGGAGCTGGCTCGCGCGGGCGCGCTGCTGCTCGCCGCGGGCGCCCACCCGCAGGCCCTGGCGCTGGCGGAGGCCTATACCACTCGCTTCCCGAAGGAGGCGGAGGCGCACCTGCTCGCCGCGCGCGCCGCCACCGAGCTGCGCATGGGCAAGCGCGCGGAACGCGCCATCGACGAGGCCACCGCCCTGGCCCCCAAGGACGTCCGCGCACCGCTGGCCCTGGCCGACCTGCGGGCCCTCCAGGGTGACGTGCCGGGGGCGTTGACCGCGCTCGCGAAGGCGTACGCGCAGGCGCCGGGCTCCGCGAAGGTCGCTCCCCGCTACGGCCAGCTCCTGTCGCAAGGAGGCCGGCTGGACGAGGCCGCCACCGTGCTGTCCGCCTGGACGCGCCAGCACGACGACGCCGCGTCCCTGGCGGAGCTGGGCTTCGTGCGCTTCCGCCAGGAGAAGCTGGACGACGCCGTCGCACTGCTCAAGCGCGCGCAGCGCAAGGCCCCCACGCTCGCGGTGGCCCATTCCTACCTGGGGGCCGTCCTCTTCCGGCAGGGCGACCTGCGCGGCGCCGAGCGCGAATACCGGGAGGCCGAGCGTCTGGCCCCGGACGATCCCCGCGCCCTCACCGCGCGTTGCCAACTGCACGTCCACGAAGGCGACACCGCCCGGGTGGCCGAGGTGAAACGTACGCTGGCGGAAAAGTTCCCGGACCGGGCGCAGGCGCTCGCGGCGGAGTGCGGCACGGGGAACTAG